The Candidatus Margulisiibacteriota bacterium genome contains the following window.
GAAAACTCCGGGCAAAGAGGTCGACTGGGAGTCATCAATGGCGACCCCGCCTTTTTCGTTAACCTTCAATGCGGCGGTCCGGTGCATGACCAAAGGGTTCGGTGAATTGCCGATCGCGACGACCACCGACTCGATCGGCAAACGGAACTCGGAGCCGGGAATTTCGACCGGCCGGCGACGCCCCCGACTGTCCGGTTCGCCCAACTCCATTTTCCGGCACTCCATTTCATTGACCCAACCGTTATTATCGGCATAATAAGCGGTCGGCGCGGTTAAAAGATGGAACTTAACCCCCTCTTCTTCACAGCGCTCGATCTCCTCGCGCCGGGCCGGCATTTCCCGGCGGGAACGGCGGTAAACGATCCACACTTCTTCCGCCCCCAATCGCAAAGAGACCCGGGCGGCATCCATGGCAACGTTGCCGGCGCCGATGACGGCGACTCGCTTTCCGATTTTGACCGGGGTTTGGTATTCCGGAAATTTATACGCCTTCATCATGTTGACCCGGAAAAGAAATTCGTTGGCCGAAAAAACGCCCGGCAAATTCTCGCCCGGTATCCCCATAAAATTCGGAAAACCGGCGCCGGAAGAGAGAAAAATCGCCTGGAATTCAGGGCGCAACCCGTTCAAATCGTCGATCAGCCGGTCGGCAATGATCTCGACGCCAAGCGATTTAACGTATTCAATTTCCAGATCAACGATTTTTTTCGGCAAACGGAAGGCCGGGATCCCGTACTGCAGCACGCCGCCGATAACGTGCAGCGATTCGAACAAGACAACCTGATAACCAAGCTTGGCCAGGTCCCCGGCGCAGGTCAGGCCGGCCGGGCCGGAACCGACTACGGCAACTCTTTTCCCCCTCGCCCTCTGGGAGAGGGGGATAGAGGGTGAGGGTTGTTTTTCAGCCCCATCAGCCGCAAACCTCTCCAAACTTCCGATGGCGATCGGCGCCTTTTTGGCGTTTAGAATACACTTGAGCTCGCACTGCTCTTCCTGGGGACAAACCCGGCCGCAGACCGCCGGTAGAGAATTGCTCTCCTTGATCTTAGCCAACGCTTGATCGCGCTTCCCTTCGGCAATCAGCTTAATAAAAGAAGGGATATCGATCCCAACCGGACAGCCTTTAACGCATCGGGGATCTTTGCACTGCAAGCAGCGCTTAGCTTCGGCCAACGCCTCATCGACCGAATAGCCAAGCGGCACTTCCTCGAAGTCTTGGATCCGCTCGGCAACCGGACGTTCGTTCATTTTTTTGTTCATTTGCTCCCCAATAATCGGCAGATATGGTCATCGGCCCGCTTTTCCAGGTCTTTGTAAGTCCCCAACCGGCTGGTCAGATCGGCAAAATCGACCAAGTGACCGTCAAAATCGGGCCCCTCCACACAGGTCAGCTTATTGAGCCCGCCAATTTTTACCCGACAGACGCCGCACATTCCGGTCGCGTCGAGCATCAGACTGTTCAGCGAAACAATCGTTTTGATCCCCGGGGTCAGGTCGCAACAGGCTTTCATCATCGGGACAGGACCGACAGCGATCACTCTCTGGGTCGGCTTATCCTTGATCGCTTCGCTTAATAATTCGGTCACAAACCCCCGCCGTCCGCTCGATCCATCGTCGGTAATTAACCGAAGCTCCGTACTCTGGGCCCTAAGCTCACTTTCATAAAACAATAACTCTTTATTTCTCGCCCCAATGATCGTCACGACCTCGTTCCCGGCCGCCTTCAGCGCTTTCACCCCCGGGTAGATTTCGGCGATCCCCACCCCTCCGCCAACCACTACCACCCGGCCAAACTTCTCAATTTCAGACGGGACGCCAAGCGGCCCCAGAAGATGAGAAACTTTTTCTCCAACCGGCAGAGATGAAAGCAAGCGGGTAGTGGCGCCGGCCAACTGAAAAATAACCGTGATCGTCCCCAGCGCCGGATCGGCAGCCGCGATCGTCAGCGGGATTCGCTCCCCTTTTTCAGTCGGAATGATCACCACGAACTGGCCCGGTTGCGCGGCCAGGGCAATTTGCGGGGCTAAGATGGTTGTTTTAACCACCAGAGGGGAAAGCGGTTCACGCGAAAGAATGGTCCTCATGAAATCATTATAACAGTCGCTATCCGGGATGGGAATAGCTATTCGATTCAAGCAGGACGATCAAGCTTTCGGCTTTTTGGAGAAGCTTGTCCGCCGCCGCCCGATCGAGCGAAGACGGGGTGAAGCGGATCAGGTCGCATTCGTTAAAAAACTTTTCGATCTCTTTTTGTTCTGCCGCCGCAATCCCCTTGCCCGCTAATAATTCCTTAATCTCATCGGTTGTCGCGCCGGTGATCGGGAAAGTATATTTGTCGCCAAGATAATGGAAGACCGCTTCAAACAACTCGCCGACGTATTCTTTAAGTTTGCTCCCCTGTAGCAACTCTCTCGCCCGCTTTAAGCGGTCGCGGGCAACCCGAAAATGATTGACCGACAAATTATCTCGCCACCGCCGCCAGGCAAAATATAAAACCACAAGCAGGACAATCAGGCCAAACGAGACCAGAAATACGGGACTAATAATTACACCGTAAAACCAACGGAGCGGGCTCCGCCAATCAAAACTGATTTTCACCGAACCGTCAGGCAAGCTCCGGCTGGCAGCGTCAAGCCCCTTCGGCAGAGGAAGATTGGAAGGTAAAACCTTGATCGCGATCGGCTGGGATTTGATTTGGCGATAAGCCCCGCTCTCCGGCTCAAAATAGCTGAAGGTCAAAGCTGGAATCGTTAACTTTCCTTCCTTGAGCGGCAGGATGGCAAGCTCAAAGGTCTTGGACCCGGCAACCGAGGCCGCTCCGGCCGTGACTTTCTCTTTTGAGGTGCTGGAGAGCCGCTTGAAAGCTTCGCTCTCCGCCAGGACCGGCTCCGAAACCGATTGAATATTCCCCTCGCCAAATACCTTGGCGATCACGGTAAAGGGCTTCCCTCTTTCAACCTCCCGAACGCTCGGGGCGACCGACAGTTGATAACGCCCGACCGAACCGCCGAAATCAGCCGGCTTACCCGCTTCCGGCAGCGGCCGGACATTGATGGAAATAAGGTCGGTCTTCAGTAAAGTCGGCGCCCCCTGGTAAACTCTCGCCCGCAAAGAGGCTTCTTTGATCAAATGAGGCCCCGCCGAGATCGGAAAAAGGGCCATTCGGTAATCCTGGGCGAGATAATTAATCCCGTCGATCACTTCCTGGCGTTGATTATTGGCATTCGGCAGGGAGACCGACCAGAAACCGGTCGTTGACGGCGGCATATAGATCGGCTGTTCCAGCAGGTTGACCCGGCGATAGAAAGTGAAAGTTAATACGACCAACTGGTTGACGTAAGGGTTAGCCCGGGAAACGCTCATTTTCACTTTGATCGGGTCTTTGATCGCGACTGGCCGAGGAATGAGCGGGCGGTTAAAGATCTCGTCGATCATTTTGTCCCAGGGATCAACCGGCGCGGCCTGTCTGGTCGGAGCCGCTTTACCAGTTCCGGTCGCGGCGGTCACCTTTAAGGCGATCGGGTCCGAACGATAGCTCTGGCCGTTATAGTCCAAAACCGCCGTGCCAATCGAGGC
Protein-coding sequences here:
- a CDS encoding BatD family protein, with translation MGRTGKISLLILSVILLVSPVIAGELSLKATVDKMTVALDETVNYTLTVSGGGQNLPLPAPPQFVNLTAVSRFQTSNVSIMNGQASVSSSMTYILRPDKVGSASIGTAVLDYNGQSYRSDPIALKVTAATGTGKAAPTRQAAPVDPWDKMIDEIFNRPLIPRPVAIKDPIKVKMSVSRANPYVNQLVVLTFTFYRRVNLLEQPIYMPPSTTGFWSVSLPNANNQRQEVIDGINYLAQDYRMALFPISAGPHLIKEASLRARVYQGAPTLLKTDLISINVRPLPEAGKPADFGGSVGRYQLSVAPSVREVERGKPFTVIAKVFGEGNIQSVSEPVLAESEAFKRLSSTSKEKVTAGAASVAGSKTFELAILPLKEGKLTIPALTFSYFEPESGAYRQIKSQPIAIKVLPSNLPLPKGLDAASRSLPDGSVKISFDWRSPLRWFYGVIISPVFLVSFGLIVLLVVLYFAWRRWRDNLSVNHFRVARDRLKRARELLQGSKLKEYVGELFEAVFHYLGDKYTFPITGATTDEIKELLAGKGIAAAEQKEIEKFFNECDLIRFTPSSLDRAAADKLLQKAESLIVLLESNSYSHPG
- a CDS encoding sulfide/dihydroorotate dehydrogenase-like FAD/NAD-binding protein, with the translated sequence MRTILSREPLSPLVVKTTILAPQIALAAQPGQFVVIIPTEKGERIPLTIAAADPALGTITVIFQLAGATTRLLSSLPVGEKVSHLLGPLGVPSEIEKFGRVVVVGGGVGIAEIYPGVKALKAAGNEVVTIIGARNKELLFYESELRAQSTELRLITDDGSSGRRGFVTELLSEAIKDKPTQRVIAVGPVPMMKACCDLTPGIKTIVSLNSLMLDATGMCGVCRVKIGGLNKLTCVEGPDFDGHLVDFADLTSRLGTYKDLEKRADDHICRLLGSK
- the gltA gene encoding NADPH-dependent glutamate synthase; the protein is MNKKMNERPVAERIQDFEEVPLGYSVDEALAEAKRCLQCKDPRCVKGCPVGIDIPSFIKLIAEGKRDQALAKIKESNSLPAVCGRVCPQEEQCELKCILNAKKAPIAIGSLERFAADGAEKQPSPSIPLSQRARGKRVAVVGSGPAGLTCAGDLAKLGYQVVLFESLHVIGGVLQYGIPAFRLPKKIVDLEIEYVKSLGVEIIADRLIDDLNGLRPEFQAIFLSSGAGFPNFMGIPGENLPGVFSANEFLFRVNMMKAYKFPEYQTPVKIGKRVAVIGAGNVAMDAARVSLRLGAEEVWIVYRRSRREMPARREEIERCEEEGVKFHLLTAPTAYYADNNGWVNEMECRKMELGEPDSRGRRRPVEIPGSEFRLPIESVVVAIGNSPNPLVMHRTAALKVNEKGGVAIDDSQSTSLPGVFAGGDIVRGSATVISAMGDGKLAARRIDAYLKKQPAGLDRPNQV